A genome region from Dickeya chrysanthemi NCPPB 402 includes the following:
- a CDS encoding IS3 family transposase, protein MIVIRTEEGWLYLATVIDLYSRRIIGWSLSNRLKTQVVIDALEMAIKQRKPTGPVIAHSDRGSQYASHRYRDVLKDNGLRCSMSGKGCCYDNAVMESFYHTLKTELMRGKAFVSREQAMNAIFDYIEVFYNRRRKHSTLGYQTPVDYEVAA, encoded by the coding sequence GTGATTGTTATCCGCACGGAAGAAGGCTGGCTGTATCTGGCGACAGTCATAGACCTGTATTCTCGACGAATAATCGGCTGGAGCCTGAGTAACAGGCTGAAAACTCAGGTAGTGATAGACGCACTGGAGATGGCAATAAAACAGCGAAAACCGACAGGGCCGGTGATAGCGCATTCGGACAGAGGCAGTCAATATGCGAGCCATCGATACCGGGATGTACTGAAAGACAACGGCTTACGCTGCTCAATGAGCGGAAAGGGTTGCTGTTACGACAATGCGGTAATGGAAAGCTTCTATCACACGCTGAAAACGGAGTTGATGCGTGGCAAAGCGTTTGTCAGCAGAGAACAGGCGATGAACGCGATATTCGATTATATTGAGGTGTTTTACAATCGCCGTCGCAAGCACTCGACGCTGGGTTATCAAACGCCGGTGGATTATGAAGTGGCGGCGTAA
- a CDS encoding AraC family transcriptional regulator: MGEIIARWTTRQSDCATPIPNLTLYRRETPMPPVTCLIEPSIVLVVQGEKQMVVGGEAYSYNPQRFLVTSLDLPASSQVNVASPEKPCLGLTMKFDLRIMAELIAQGHLPLPATRANDRGIGIGTVTPLLIEPFRRMLGLLDEPDAIPVLAPLIEREIHYRLLMSDQAARLWQIAAVGSQGQRVARAIDWLKMNYTATLRIDDLAAHAQMSTSSLHHYFRQLTAMSPLQYQKWLRLNEARRLMLNENFDAASAAFDVGYESPSQFSREYARFFGAPPKRDIERLRRKADPDGEGMYAR, from the coding sequence ATGGGCGAGATTATCGCACGGTGGACCACCCGACAATCGGACTGCGCCACCCCGATTCCGAACCTCACGCTCTATCGCCGTGAGACGCCGATGCCGCCGGTCACTTGCCTGATCGAGCCCAGTATTGTGCTGGTGGTGCAGGGTGAAAAACAGATGGTGGTAGGTGGGGAGGCGTATTCTTACAACCCGCAACGCTTTCTGGTCACCTCGCTGGATCTGCCGGCGAGTTCGCAAGTGAACGTCGCCAGCCCGGAAAAACCCTGTCTGGGGCTGACCATGAAATTTGATCTTCGCATCATGGCGGAGCTGATCGCCCAAGGCCATTTGCCCTTGCCGGCTACGCGGGCCAATGACCGGGGGATAGGTATCGGCACGGTGACGCCGTTGCTGATCGAACCCTTCAGGCGGATGCTGGGTCTGCTGGATGAACCGGACGCGATCCCGGTGCTTGCGCCGCTTATCGAGCGGGAAATCCACTATCGGTTGTTGATGAGCGATCAGGCGGCGCGGTTGTGGCAAATTGCGGCGGTGGGCAGTCAGGGACAGCGGGTGGCCAGAGCCATTGACTGGTTGAAAATGAATTACACCGCCACATTGCGGATCGATGATCTCGCCGCCCATGCGCAGATGAGCACGTCGAGCCTGCACCATTACTTTCGGCAATTGACGGCCATGAGCCCTTTACAGTATCAGAAGTGGTTACGGTTGAATGAGGCCCGGCGGCTGATGCTGAATGAGAATTTTGACGCCGCCAGCGCGGCCTTCGACGTCGGTTATGAGAGCCCATCACAATTCAGCCGGGAATACGCCCGTTTTTTCGGTGCGCCGCCAAAGCGCGACATCGAAAGATTGCGGCGCAAAGCGGATCCCGATGGCGAGGGGATGTATGCTCGCTGA